From Lolium perenne isolate Kyuss_39 chromosome 5, Kyuss_2.0, whole genome shotgun sequence, a single genomic window includes:
- the LOC127326297 gene encoding uncharacterized protein yields MVVDPVSLVTAILTVVHLIGSAALTARQNKDKCMELARRACNLSYGLPDYARVAGNNTATVHGLERLRDALDEACTVIKSCQESRILPGVFSSRKADNLDNVDRKITNCLSDLNFFSLVPNQAMIAHNIAAGGSVPVQTYDYASYYQAQGAPYSTACVGFPPPQYVTMNMQWIPAPAPYTPAPAPSGPNLSTFYTLPTINRIFDSMFR; encoded by the coding sequence ATGGTCGTCGACCCAGTGAGCCTGGTGACCGCGATCCTGACGGTCGTGCATCTGATCGGAAGCGCGGCGTTGACGGCGCGCCAGAACAAGGATAAGTGCATGGAGCTAGCCCGACGCGCGTGCAATCTGAGCTACGGCCTGCCGGACTACGCAAGGGTGGCCGGAAACAACACGGCGACGGTGCACGGGCTGGAGAGGCTCAGAGATGCCCTCGACGAAGCCTGCACGGTCATCAAGTCCTGCCAAGAAAGCCGTATCCTGCCGGGTGTTTTCAGCAGCAGGAAGGCCGACAACTTGGATAACGTTGATAGGAAGATCACCAACTGCCTATCAGACCTCAACTTCTTCAGCCTAGTTCCTAATCAGGCCATGATCGCACATAACATAGCAGCGGGTGGCTCAGTCCCAGTTCAAACCTATGACTACGCCTCCTACTATCAAGCACAAGGAGCTCCCTACAGTACTGCCTGTGTTGGCTTCCCCCCACCGCAGTACGTAACCATGAATATGCAGTGGATTCCAGCTCCTGCTCCCTACACTCCTGCTCCAGCGCCTTCTGGTCCTAATTTATCTACTTTTTACACACTTCCAACTATCAACAGGATCTTTGACAGTATGTTCCGCTAG